In the genome of Dasypus novemcinctus isolate mDasNov1 chromosome 30, mDasNov1.1.hap2, whole genome shotgun sequence, one region contains:
- the LOC101439315 gene encoding olfactory receptor 2G3, which translates to MGRANDSSLVGFILLGFSDHPHLEAVLFVVVLFFYLLTLVGNFIIIIISYLDPLLHTPMYFFLRNLSFLDLCFTTSLAPQTLFNLRGPEKTITYGGCVVQLYTSLALGSTECLLLAVMAFDRYVAICKPLHYVVIMNMQLCQQLASISWTIGLANSLIHATFTLQLPLCGTHRLDHFFCEVPALLRLACVDTTINELVLFVISGLFLLSLPALILISYGFITQAVLRIKSVEGRYKACRTCSSHLMVVIIFYGTIIYMYLQPNDSYSQDQGKFISLFYTMVTPTLNPIIYTLRNRDVKEAVKKLLSGRLCLLRM; encoded by the coding sequence ATGGGAAGGGCCAATGACAGCTCTCTGGTGGGTTTCATCCTTCTGGGCTTCTCAGACCACCCTCACCTAGAGGCTGTGCTCTTTGTAGTTGTCCTTTTCTTCTATCTCCTGACACTTGTGGGaaacttcatcatcatcatcatctcataCCTGGATCCTCTTCTCCACACCCCTATGTACTTTTTCCTAAGAAacctctccttcctggacctcTGCTTCACCACTAGCCTTGCCCCTCAGACTCTATTTAACCTGCGAGGACCAGAGAAGACCATCACTTATGGAGGTTGTGTTGTCCAACTCTACACCTCTCTAGCCCTGGGCTCTACAGAATGCCTCCTTTTGGCTGTGATGGCCTTCGATCGCTATGTTGCTATCTGCAAACCCTTACACTATGTAGTCATCATGAACATGCAGCTATGTCAGCAGCTGGCATCTATCTCCTGGACAATTGGTTTGGCCAATTCTTTGATTCATGCTACCTTCACCTTACAGTTGCCTCTCTGTGGCACCCACAGGTTGGATCATTTTTTTTGTGAAGTACCAGCTCTCCTCAGATTGGCTTGTGTGGACACCACCATTAATGAATTGGTGCTCTTTGTCATTAGTGGCCTGTTCCTCCTAAGCCTTCCAGCACTTATCCTTATCTCCTATGGCTTCATAACCCAagctgttttgaggattaaatcagTGGAGGGAAGGTATAAAGCCTGTcgcacctgctcctcccacctcaTGGTAGTGATCATTTTTTATGGCACCATCATTTACATGTATCTCCAGCCAAATGACAGTTATAGCCAAGACCAAGGCAAATTTATCTCCCTTTTCTACACCATGGTAACTCCCACCTTAAATCCTATCATCTATACTCTAAGGAATAGGGATGTGAAGGAGGCTGTGAAGAAACTTCTCTCAGGAAGACTGTGTTTGCTCCGGATGTGA